Proteins from one Pongo abelii isolate AG06213 chromosome 19, NHGRI_mPonAbe1-v2.0_pri, whole genome shotgun sequence genomic window:
- the SPACA3 gene encoding sperm acrosome membrane-associated protein 3 isoform X2, giving the protein MVSALREAPLIRVHSSPVSSPSVSGSRRPVSCLSSQSSALSQSGGGSTSAAGIEARSRALRRRWCPAGIILLALISLLSCLLPASEAKVYGRCELARVLHDFGLDGYRGYSLADWVCLAYFTSGFNTAAVDHEADGSTNNGIFQINSRRWCRNLTPNVPNVCQMYCSDLLNPNLKDTVICAMKITQEPQGLGYWEAWRHHCQGKDLTEWVDGCDF; this is encoded by the exons ATGGTCTCAGCTCTGCGGGAAGCACCCCTGATCA GGGTGCACTCAAGCcctgtttcttctccttctgtGAGTGGATCGCGGAGGCCAGTGAGCTGCCTGTCATCCCAAAGCTCAGCTCTGAGCCAGAGTGGTGGTGGCTCCACCTCTGCCGCCGGCATAGAAGCCAGGAGCAGGGCTCTCAGAAGGCGGTGGTGCCCAGCTGGGATCATATTGTTGGCCCTGATCTCTCTGCTCAGCTGCCTGCTACCCGCCAGTGAGGCCAAGGTCTACGGTCGCTGTGAACTGGCCAGAGTGCTACATGACTTCGGGCTGGACGGATACCGGGGATACAGCCTGGCTGACT GGGTCTGCCTTGCTTATTTCACAAGCGGTTTCAACACAGCTGCTGTGGACCACGAGGCTGATGGGAGCACCAACAATGGGATCTTCCAGATCAACAGCCGGAGGTGGTGCAGAAACCTCACCCCGAACGTCCCCAACGTGTGCCAGATGTACTGCTCAG ATTTGTTGAATCCTAATCTCAAGGATACCGTTATCTGTGCCATGAAGATCACCCAAGAGCCTCAGGGTCTGGGTTACTG GGAGGCCTGGAGGCATCACTGCCAGGGAAAAGACCTCACTGAATGGGTGGATGGCTGTGACTTCTAG
- the SPACA3 gene encoding sperm acrosome membrane-associated protein 3 isoform X1 — MDVYRIAWKSGRDMIQEDHEGSQDGGVHSSPVSSPSVSGSRRPVSCLSSQSSALSQSGGGSTSAAGIEARSRALRRRWCPAGIILLALISLLSCLLPASEAKVYGRCELARVLHDFGLDGYRGYSLADWVCLAYFTSGFNTAAVDHEADGSTNNGIFQINSRRWCRNLTPNVPNVCQMYCSDLLNPNLKDTVICAMKITQEPQGLGYWEAWRHHCQGKDLTEWVDGCDF; from the exons ATGGATGTGTATAGAATAGCTTGGAAGAGTGGTCGAGACATGATACAAGAAGACCATGAAGGAAGCCAGGATGGAG GGGTGCACTCAAGCcctgtttcttctccttctgtGAGTGGATCGCGGAGGCCAGTGAGCTGCCTGTCATCCCAAAGCTCAGCTCTGAGCCAGAGTGGTGGTGGCTCCACCTCTGCCGCCGGCATAGAAGCCAGGAGCAGGGCTCTCAGAAGGCGGTGGTGCCCAGCTGGGATCATATTGTTGGCCCTGATCTCTCTGCTCAGCTGCCTGCTACCCGCCAGTGAGGCCAAGGTCTACGGTCGCTGTGAACTGGCCAGAGTGCTACATGACTTCGGGCTGGACGGATACCGGGGATACAGCCTGGCTGACT GGGTCTGCCTTGCTTATTTCACAAGCGGTTTCAACACAGCTGCTGTGGACCACGAGGCTGATGGGAGCACCAACAATGGGATCTTCCAGATCAACAGCCGGAGGTGGTGCAGAAACCTCACCCCGAACGTCCCCAACGTGTGCCAGATGTACTGCTCAG ATTTGTTGAATCCTAATCTCAAGGATACCGTTATCTGTGCCATGAAGATCACCCAAGAGCCTCAGGGTCTGGGTTACTG GGAGGCCTGGAGGCATCACTGCCAGGGAAAAGACCTCACTGAATGGGTGGATGGCTGTGACTTCTAG